In one window of Cellulophaga sp. HaHa_2_95 DNA:
- a CDS encoding ammonium transporter codes for MNDGLFTANNVWMMMCTALVFFMHLGFSFLEIGLTRQKNTINILFKNLFIICAGLLLYYIGGFNLMYPGDFNGFLGFAGFGIEAPANGMTAEYAPSGGYTYWTDFLFQGMFAATAATIVSGAVAERIKIGGFMIFTVIYVGLIYPIVGSWQWGGGFLSTLGNEVNAAGEVIKEAGFHDFAGSTLVHSVGGWAALIAVYLLGPRIGKFDENGETFAIPGHNIPIATAGVLILWLGWFGFNGGSVLSADPEGTSLVLVTTSLAAAAGGIAAFLFSFILYKNLDLTMFLNGILGGLVGITAGADLMSPNEAIIIGALAGILVVGAVALIDKIKLDDPVGAIAVHLICGVWGTLAVGFFGTKAGGSQILYQLAGIVIIGIFCSLTSFLILFVIKKTVGIRVSREEELEGLDLHEHGMDAYPDFRLNQH; via the coding sequence ATGAACGACGGATTATTTACAGCTAACAATGTTTGGATGATGATGTGTACGGCATTAGTATTTTTCATGCATTTAGGCTTTTCATTTTTAGAGATTGGCTTAACAAGACAAAAGAACACTATAAACATTTTATTTAAAAACCTGTTCATTATTTGCGCTGGACTTCTTCTATACTACATAGGCGGATTTAACCTCATGTATCCTGGAGATTTCAATGGCTTTTTAGGATTTGCAGGTTTTGGAATTGAAGCTCCTGCTAATGGTATGACCGCAGAGTACGCTCCTAGCGGAGGATACACCTATTGGACCGATTTCTTATTCCAAGGAATGTTCGCTGCGACCGCGGCAACTATCGTTTCTGGCGCCGTTGCTGAGCGTATTAAAATTGGAGGTTTTATGATTTTTACAGTCATCTATGTTGGCTTAATTTATCCAATTGTAGGTTCATGGCAATGGGGAGGCGGATTCTTATCTACTTTAGGCAATGAAGTAAATGCCGCAGGAGAAGTTATAAAAGAAGCGGGTTTCCATGATTTCGCTGGCTCTACATTAGTACACTCTGTAGGCGGGTGGGCTGCTTTAATAGCGGTTTATTTACTAGGCCCAAGGATTGGTAAATTTGACGAAAATGGTGAAACTTTTGCGATTCCAGGACACAATATACCTATAGCTACTGCTGGTGTTTTAATTCTTTGGCTAGGATGGTTTGGTTTCAATGGAGGCTCTGTACTATCTGCAGATCCAGAAGGAACATCATTAGTTCTTGTCACTACCTCATTGGCCGCAGCAGCAGGAGGCATTGCTGCTTTTCTATTCTCCTTTATACTTTACAAAAACTTAGACCTTACCATGTTTCTTAATGGAATACTTGGAGGCTTAGTTGGTATTACCGCTGGTGCAGATTTAATGTCACCTAATGAAGCTATCATCATTGGAGCTCTAGCAGGTATTCTAGTCGTAGGAGCCGTCGCACTAATTGATAAAATTAAGTTAGACGATCCTGTAGGCGCCATAGCAGTTCACCTAATTTGTGGTGTTTGGGGCACCTTAGCAGTAGGTTTCTTTGGAACTAAAGCTGGTGGTTCACAAATTTTGTATCAATTAGCAGGTATTGTAATAATTGGAATATTTTGCTCTTTAACTTCTTTTCTTATTCTTTTTGTAATTAAGAAAACCGTAGGAATAAGAGTTTCTAGAGAGGAAGAATTAGAAGGCTTAGATCTCCACGAACACGGGATGGATGCTTATCCTGATTTCAGACTGAATCAGCACTAA
- the crcB gene encoding fluoride efflux transporter CrcB — MKQILLVFLGGGLGSALRYLISKPLNLYFTNFYLGTFIVNIIGCLLIGLLLGLSLKSNFLSENQTLFLATGFCGGFTTFSTFALENNSLLKNGDLIAFASYTIVSLVLGIIAVSLGLWFSKIL; from the coding sequence ATGAAGCAAATTCTACTTGTTTTTTTAGGTGGTGGTCTTGGTAGTGCGTTAAGATACCTTATCAGCAAACCACTTAATCTCTATTTCACCAATTTTTATCTAGGCACTTTTATTGTCAATATAATAGGATGCCTTCTTATAGGACTTCTCCTTGGCTTGTCCTTGAAAAGTAATTTTCTTAGCGAAAATCAGACTTTATTTTTAGCTACTGGCTTTTGCGGCGGGTTTACCACTTTTTCTACATTTGCTTTAGAAAACAATTCGCTTTTAAAAAATGGAGACCTAATTGCTTTTGCAAGTTATACGATAGTAAGTTTAGTATTAGGTATCATAGCTGTTTCTTTAGGGCTTTGGTTTAGCAAAATTCTCTAG
- a CDS encoding alpha/beta hydrolase: MKKTILFLALACCGILSTSAQQITLRKGVVLDSLQVNDTISESFALYLPKKFELNSRSPVLFLFNMEGRGKHVVQPFLQAAEHQNYILAASNTVNDSLSLTQNVLIASRMINQVLNILPVDSRRIYTGGIDTGGTFASVMPVVSKNIKGIISIGGGIANVDVLAPDSPFQFIGIADINEYSSIEMEASESLLNNLRFSNQLFKYEKNDKPTPMYLIDFGLQIFLLNAMAKGEVAKDMEYVNSAYRQNLRVIDTLVKEKKLLLAYDFANEIMEVFRVHLDVSEIKASQKLLRKDKEYKAMKRLATNLKFKEELLQEDYDYAIYEDVATYNFNNLGWWAYQMQEIKKIQASTVRFEHQMGNRLKDFVDFLVDKNITQLKEEEVLDEEGLSFLYMLNTITEPTDHESYIKVISLSSKIEDYNTALFYLEELLKTGFKDKQQLYDIPNTALLRISPEYNALMLKYLKEARYDIREQ, encoded by the coding sequence ATGAAAAAAACAATACTCTTTTTAGCTTTAGCTTGTTGTGGTATTTTAAGCACATCAGCACAACAAATAACACTCCGAAAAGGGGTTGTTTTAGATTCTTTACAAGTAAATGATACGATATCGGAAAGCTTTGCACTATATCTTCCGAAGAAATTTGAATTAAATTCTCGTTCGCCAGTACTTTTTCTGTTTAATATGGAGGGTAGAGGGAAGCATGTAGTGCAACCTTTTCTACAAGCGGCTGAGCATCAAAATTACATTCTTGCAGCTTCTAATACTGTTAATGATAGCCTTTCTCTTACTCAAAACGTTTTGATAGCTAGTAGAATGATTAATCAAGTATTGAATATTCTACCTGTAGATTCTAGAAGGATTTATACAGGTGGTATCGATACTGGAGGAACATTTGCTTCTGTAATGCCTGTAGTGAGTAAGAATATTAAAGGAATCATTTCTATTGGAGGAGGTATTGCAAATGTTGATGTTTTGGCTCCTGATAGTCCATTTCAATTTATTGGAATTGCAGACATCAATGAGTATAGTAGTATTGAGATGGAAGCATCTGAATCGCTTTTAAATAATCTGAGATTCTCCAATCAGTTATTTAAGTATGAAAAAAACGACAAGCCTACACCAATGTATCTTATTGATTTTGGCTTGCAAATATTTCTCTTGAACGCTATGGCGAAAGGAGAAGTAGCAAAAGATATGGAGTATGTAAATTCTGCTTACCGCCAAAATTTACGGGTAATTGATACTTTAGTTAAAGAAAAGAAGTTGTTGCTAGCCTATGATTTTGCAAATGAGATAATGGAAGTTTTTAGAGTGCATCTAGATGTTTCAGAGATAAAAGCGTCACAAAAGTTGTTAAGAAAAGACAAGGAATATAAGGCAATGAAGCGTTTGGCGACTAATCTTAAGTTTAAAGAGGAGTTGTTGCAAGAAGATTATGATTATGCAATTTATGAAGATGTAGCTACCTATAACTTTAATAATTTAGGATGGTGGGCGTATCAAATGCAGGAAATTAAAAAAATCCAAGCAAGTACTGTCCGCTTTGAACATCAAATGGGAAATAGGTTAAAGGATTTTGTCGATTTTCTGGTAGATAAAAATATCACACAACTAAAAGAGGAAGAAGTCTTAGATGAAGAAGGTTTGAGTTTTCTTTATATGTTGAACACGATTACAGAGCCTACAGATCATGAGTCCTATATAAAAGTTATTTCATTAAGTTCTAAAATAGAGGATTATAATACGGCCTTATTTTATTTAGAGGAATTACTAAAAACAGGATTTAAAGACAAACAACAACTATATGATATTCCTAATACAGCGCTTTTAAGAATTTCACCAGAGTATAATGCTCTGATGTTGAAATACCTTAAGGAGGCTAGGTATGATATTAGGGAACAATAA
- a CDS encoding P-II family nitrogen regulator, with amino-acid sequence MKKIEAIIRKSKFDEVKKALHKIDVNFFSYWDVTGVGNEKQGHVYRGISYSTTDIQRRYLSIVISDEFLEKTVNTILEIASTGNVGDGKIFVSEITEAYRIRTKESGNAGIN; translated from the coding sequence ATGAAAAAAATCGAGGCAATAATTCGAAAGTCAAAATTCGATGAAGTAAAAAAAGCTCTTCATAAGATTGATGTAAACTTTTTTAGCTATTGGGATGTGACAGGTGTCGGTAACGAAAAACAAGGACACGTATATCGCGGCATCTCCTACAGCACTACTGATATACAACGTAGATATTTAAGTATCGTAATTTCTGATGAATTTCTAGAAAAGACGGTTAATACCATTTTAGAAATCGCAAGCACAGGCAATGTTGGCGATGGTAAAATATTTGTGTCGGAAATTACAGAGGCCTATAGAATAAGGACAAAAGAAAGTGGAAACGCAGGAATCAACTAA
- a CDS encoding DUF1684 domain-containing protein, translating into MRTLLFIAVLLIISCKQEKKYHDVVANAIPQDISDAMADILKFQQELNKEYKDPETSPLYNKDRKNFETLEFFEPDTTLRVVAKFVRTPDALPFLMATTTDRKSEEVLYGVAYFEINGADFQLEVYQNPALSAQEKYREYLFLPFSDETNGYASYTGGRYIDLSIPKGDSILIDFNKAYNPYCAYNKKYSCPIVPKVNHLPIKINAGVKAFKKH; encoded by the coding sequence ATGCGCACATTACTTTTTATAGCGGTACTCTTAATTATAAGCTGCAAGCAAGAAAAAAAATATCATGATGTAGTTGCCAATGCAATTCCACAAGATATTTCTGATGCCATGGCAGATATTTTAAAATTTCAACAAGAATTAAATAAAGAGTATAAGGATCCTGAAACATCTCCTTTGTATAATAAGGATAGGAAGAATTTTGAAACACTAGAATTTTTTGAGCCAGATACTACGTTAAGGGTCGTAGCTAAATTTGTGAGAACACCAGATGCTTTACCGTTTTTAATGGCTACCACTACGGATAGAAAATCTGAAGAAGTGCTGTACGGTGTTGCTTATTTTGAAATTAACGGAGCAGATTTTCAGTTAGAAGTGTACCAGAATCCTGCATTGTCTGCTCAAGAAAAGTATAGAGAATATTTGTTTTTACCATTTTCAGACGAGACAAATGGATATGCAAGTTATACGGGAGGTAGGTATATAGATTTATCAATTCCGAAAGGGGATAGTATTTTAATTGATTTTAATAAAGCATACAATCCATACTGTGCTTACAATAAGAAGTATTCTTGTCCTATAGTTCCTAAAGTTAATCATCTTCCGATAAAAATAAATGCAGGTGTAAAAGCCTTTAAAAAACATTAA
- a CDS encoding ammonium transporter, with translation MSEVQQEAVSKVAEGVSQEALDQAIQSINGDMGALWIIVAAILVFFMQAGFTLVEVGFTRSKNSGNIIMKNIMDLCIGSLLFWAVGYGIMYGSDTVLGGFFRSSPSEQGYFFFSATDWYNLLFQTVFCATAATIVSGAIAERTKFSTYLIFSAVLTTIIYPISGSWYWPFDDSAWLNVAGFVDFAGSSVVHAVGGAAALVAAILVGPRIGKYKDGKVNAIPGHNMTYGALGVLILWLGWFGFNGGSQLAFGGDDTIAVGSVIINTNIAAAMGAVAAIALTWIRYGKPDISMTLNGALAGLVGITAGCGAVNVWGALAIGLICGIIVVLSIEFIDKKLKIDDPVGAISVHGVCGFVGTVLVGVFALDGGLLSGGGAGLLWVQFYGSLAYIVWAAVASFIVLFILKKTLGLRVTQEEEMDGLDIHEHDSNAYPEFTINDK, from the coding sequence ATGAGTGAAGTACAACAAGAAGCTGTGAGCAAAGTAGCGGAAGGTGTTAGCCAAGAAGCACTAGACCAAGCTATTCAAAGTATCAACGGCGATATGGGCGCACTATGGATTATAGTTGCAGCCATTTTAGTATTCTTTATGCAAGCAGGATTTACCCTTGTAGAAGTAGGTTTCACTAGAAGTAAAAATTCTGGTAACATTATTATGAAAAATATTATGGACCTATGTATTGGTTCATTACTATTCTGGGCTGTAGGTTACGGTATTATGTACGGTAGCGACACTGTACTAGGAGGCTTCTTTAGATCAAGCCCATCAGAACAAGGATATTTCTTCTTTTCTGCAACAGACTGGTACAACTTACTTTTTCAAACAGTATTCTGTGCTACTGCTGCTACTATAGTATCTGGAGCCATTGCTGAAAGAACTAAGTTTTCTACCTATTTAATATTCTCCGCTGTATTAACAACAATCATCTACCCTATTTCAGGTAGCTGGTACTGGCCATTTGATGACAGCGCCTGGTTAAACGTTGCTGGTTTCGTAGATTTTGCAGGATCTTCTGTAGTACATGCTGTAGGTGGAGCTGCTGCTTTAGTAGCTGCAATCTTAGTAGGACCTAGAATTGGAAAATATAAAGATGGTAAAGTAAATGCAATTCCTGGTCATAATATGACTTATGGTGCCTTAGGGGTATTAATCCTTTGGTTAGGATGGTTCGGGTTTAATGGAGGATCTCAACTTGCATTTGGAGGAGATGATACCATTGCCGTAGGAAGTGTTATCATAAACACGAATATCGCCGCAGCAATGGGAGCCGTAGCCGCAATAGCGTTAACATGGATTAGATATGGAAAACCAGATATTTCAATGACCTTAAACGGAGCCTTAGCTGGACTTGTGGGTATTACTGCAGGATGTGGCGCTGTAAATGTATGGGGTGCACTAGCCATAGGTTTAATATGTGGAATTATAGTAGTACTATCTATTGAATTTATTGATAAAAAATTAAAAATTGATGATCCAGTTGGCGCCATATCTGTACATGGAGTATGTGGTTTTGTAGGAACAGTACTTGTTGGTGTATTTGCATTAGACGGAGGTTTGCTTTCTGGCGGAGGTGCTGGATTATTATGGGTACAATTTTACGGCTCTTTAGCATATATAGTTTGGGCAGCAGTTGCTTCATTCATTGTATTGTTCATCTTAAAGAAAACATTAGGATTGAGAGTTACTCAAGAAGAAGAAATGGACGGATTAGATATTCACGAACATGATTCTAATGCTTATCCTGAATTTACTATCAACGATAAATAA
- a CDS encoding outer membrane beta-barrel protein encodes MKAITKTNYVKNIFFAAVLFTGASLVAQEEVEEKKAISISGSVDAYYKTNLSSTDRAIFGEDGQSFQSPGTSFADETGFALGMANLIASYEGTKTGVVADVTFGPRGESATGGFNINQLYAYWNVSEGTTLTAGRFNTYLGYEVISPVGNFNYSTSYLFSNGPFSHVGLKADFALSEDFSLMLAVMNVTDVNSNITGEYSLGAQLGYSGQFLNFYYDNKALLGFEVDYTGGFDLTEDLFLGINAAYADNDGAGFSGAALYPQLATSDSFTLGLRGEYFTTFDGVDGTDDPSVFAATLTGSYTVENLTIKPELRLDNGSEEFYFDNDLEATKSLSSFLIAAIYSF; translated from the coding sequence ATGAAAGCGATTACAAAAACGAATTACGTAAAAAATATATTTTTTGCAGCAGTACTTTTTACAGGAGCTAGTTTAGTTGCCCAAGAAGAAGTTGAGGAAAAAAAAGCAATTTCTATAAGCGGTTCTGTTGATGCATATTACAAAACCAACTTAAGCTCAACAGATAGAGCTATTTTTGGAGAAGATGGCCAATCTTTCCAAAGCCCAGGAACTTCATTTGCGGACGAAACTGGTTTTGCACTTGGTATGGCTAATTTAATAGCAAGCTACGAAGGAACGAAAACAGGCGTGGTGGCTGATGTTACTTTTGGACCAAGAGGTGAATCTGCTACAGGAGGCTTTAATATTAACCAATTATATGCTTACTGGAATGTTTCTGAAGGAACAACATTAACTGCTGGTCGTTTTAATACCTACCTAGGATATGAAGTTATTTCTCCAGTAGGAAACTTTAACTACAGTACTTCATATTTATTTTCTAACGGACCATTCTCACATGTAGGTTTAAAAGCTGATTTTGCACTATCCGAAGATTTTAGCTTAATGCTAGCCGTGATGAATGTAACCGATGTGAACAGCAACATTACTGGAGAATATTCTTTAGGCGCACAATTAGGATATTCTGGACAATTCTTAAATTTCTATTATGACAACAAAGCATTGTTAGGTTTTGAAGTTGATTACACTGGTGGTTTTGATTTAACGGAAGACTTATTCTTAGGAATAAATGCAGCATATGCTGATAATGACGGAGCCGGCTTTTCAGGTGCAGCATTATACCCACAATTAGCTACTTCAGATAGCTTTACATTAGGTTTAAGAGGTGAATATTTTACAACTTTTGATGGTGTAGATGGTACTGATGATCCAAGTGTATTTGCCGCTACATTGACAGGGAGTTATACCGTAGAAAACTTAACGATCAAACCAGAATTAAGATTAGATAACGGATCTGAAGAATTCTATTTCGATAATGACTTGGAAGCAACAAAAAGCTTATCATCATTCTTAATTGCTGCGATTTATTCGTTCTAA
- a CDS encoding DJ-1/PfpI family protein has product MKAAITLLLSMVLFVSCGETDYSYNNKKALEKINPDRYNVAFLLMDGTYNTEFTAPYDIFQHTQFRKNIKAMNVFTVANTLKPITTFEGVRILPDFDYTKKNLPNIDILVIPSAEHHLDTDLDDVVMLSFVKKVDENALYMTSHCDGAFVLAKTGLLDTVASTTFPGDLDKYQERFPQLNVKKNSLFVHDGKYITSAGGAKSFEAALYLCELLYGKEVTQSLAQGLVIDWDVNKVPHFIVP; this is encoded by the coding sequence ATGAAAGCTGCTATAACATTACTCCTTTCAATGGTACTATTCGTTTCGTGTGGTGAAACTGATTATTCTTATAACAATAAAAAAGCCTTAGAAAAAATAAATCCGGATCGCTACAATGTAGCTTTCCTACTAATGGATGGCACGTACAATACGGAATTCACTGCGCCTTACGATATCTTTCAACACACACAGTTCCGGAAAAACATTAAAGCTATGAATGTATTCACCGTAGCAAATACTTTAAAACCCATTACCACTTTTGAAGGTGTACGAATACTTCCTGACTTTGATTACACTAAAAAGAATCTTCCTAATATTGACATTTTAGTAATTCCAAGCGCAGAACATCATTTAGATACCGATCTAGACGATGTGGTCATGCTCAGTTTCGTAAAGAAAGTAGATGAAAATGCTCTTTATATGACGAGCCACTGTGATGGCGCTTTTGTACTAGCTAAAACAGGCCTATTAGACACTGTAGCTTCTACCACTTTTCCGGGTGATTTAGATAAATACCAAGAAAGGTTTCCGCAATTAAATGTAAAGAAGAATTCTTTATTTGTCCATGACGGAAAGTACATTACTTCGGCAGGTGGTGCTAAGAGTTTTGAAGCAGCTCTTTACCTATGCGAACTGCTTTACGGTAAAGAAGTCACACAGTCATTAGCCCAAGGATTAGTAATTGATTGGGACGTTAACAAAGTGCCACATTTTATTGTTCCCTAA
- a CDS encoding P-II family nitrogen regulator produces MKKIEAIIRKSKFDEVKKALHQIEVNFFSYWDVTGVGNEKQGHVYRGISYSTSDIQRRYLTIVVSDEFLEKTVSTILEASSTGNVGDGKIFVSDVAEAYRIRTKESGQAGIN; encoded by the coding sequence ATGAAAAAAATCGAGGCAATTATTCGAAAATCTAAGTTCGATGAAGTAAAAAAAGCACTGCATCAAATTGAAGTTAACTTTTTTAGTTACTGGGATGTAACAGGTGTAGGAAATGAAAAACAAGGTCACGTATACCGCGGAATATCCTACAGTACCTCAGACATCCAAAGAAGATACCTTACCATTGTTGTATCCGATGAGTTTTTAGAAAAAACAGTAAGTACCATATTAGAAGCTTCTAGTACTGGCAATGTAGGTGATGGAAAAATATTTGTTTCAGATGTTGCCGAAGCATACAGAATAAGAACCAAAGAGAGCGGACAAGCTGGAATTAACTAA